In a genomic window of Xylophilus rhododendri:
- the hemE gene encoding uroporphyrinogen decarboxylase, whose product MVSSSTSSPFAPLQNDSFLRACRRQATEHTPIWLMRQAGRYLPEYRATRAQAGSFMGLATSPDYATEVTLQPLERFPLDAAILFSDILTVPDAMGLGLSFAEGEGPRFAHPVRDEAAVAGLQVPDMDRLRYVFDAVGSIRRALSGRVPLIGFSGSPWTLACYMVEGAGSSDYRRIKTMLYARPDLLHRILEINALSVAAYLNAQIDAGAQAVMVFDSWGGVLADGAFQAFSMAYTARVLQALKRQGPDGQDVPRLVFTKGGGLWLPDMNTLDCEVLGLDWTVNLAAARAAVGGAAGGPGKALQGNIDPNVLFAAPEQVQAEARKVLESFGTPHTDASTTGPTHIFNLGHGINQHTPPENVAALVDCVHAHSRAMRASRQAAPSA is encoded by the coding sequence ATGGTTTCCTCCTCTACCTCCTCCCCCTTCGCGCCGCTGCAGAACGACAGCTTCCTGCGCGCCTGCCGCCGCCAGGCCACCGAGCACACGCCCATCTGGCTGATGCGCCAGGCCGGCCGCTACCTGCCGGAATACCGCGCCACCCGCGCCCAGGCCGGCAGCTTCATGGGCCTGGCCACCAGCCCCGACTACGCCACCGAGGTCACGCTGCAGCCGCTGGAGCGTTTTCCGCTGGATGCCGCCATCCTCTTCTCCGACATCCTGACCGTTCCCGACGCCATGGGCCTGGGCCTGTCCTTCGCCGAGGGCGAAGGCCCGCGCTTCGCCCATCCGGTGCGCGACGAGGCTGCCGTCGCCGGCCTGCAGGTGCCGGACATGGACCGCCTGCGATATGTGTTCGACGCGGTCGGCTCGATCCGCCGCGCCCTGTCCGGCCGGGTGCCGCTGATCGGCTTCTCGGGCAGCCCCTGGACCCTGGCCTGCTACATGGTCGAAGGCGCCGGCTCCTCGGACTACCGGCGCATCAAGACCATGCTGTACGCCCGGCCGGACCTGCTGCACCGCATCCTGGAGATCAACGCCCTGTCGGTCGCCGCCTATCTGAATGCGCAGATCGACGCCGGCGCGCAGGCGGTGATGGTGTTCGACAGCTGGGGCGGCGTGCTGGCCGACGGCGCCTTCCAGGCCTTCAGCATGGCCTACACCGCCCGGGTGCTGCAGGCGCTCAAGCGCCAGGGCCCGGACGGCCAGGACGTGCCGCGCCTGGTCTTCACCAAGGGCGGCGGCCTGTGGCTGCCCGACATGAACACCCTGGACTGCGAAGTGCTGGGCCTGGACTGGACCGTCAACCTGGCCGCCGCGCGCGCGGCCGTGGGCGGCGCGGCCGGCGGCCCCGGCAAGGCGCTGCAGGGCAATATCGACCCGAACGTGCTGTTCGCCGCACCTGAACAGGTGCAGGCCGAGGCCCGCAAGGTGCTGGAGAGTTTCGGCACGCCCCATACCGATGCATCGACCACCGGCCCAACGCACATCTTCAACCTCGGCCACGGCATCAACCAGCACACGCCGCCGGAAAACGTGGCCGCGCTGGTCGATTGCGTTCATGCCCATTCCCGGGCCATGCGAGCCTCTCGCCAGGCTGCGCCAAGTGCTTGA
- the priA gene encoding replication restart helicase PriA produces the protein MSFLVSVVVQTPAHSALAAALSYRCDRRLQPGTLVRVPLGSREVLGVVWDGEAGGHGEGVELKSIAAVLDGLPPLDAAWRALVGFAARYYQRAIGEVALSALPPQLRNLDATQLERRLGRKAVLRLAEEAPAQQVPEATPEQAQALEQLAAGSGAFLLFGATGSGKTEVYLRSVAAMLAARPDAQALVMVPEINLTPQLEARFRARFGEATVVSLHSGMTNPQRLKSWLAAHTGSARIVLGTRMAVFASMPRLGLIVVDEEHDPSYKQQEGARYSARDLAVWRGHQEGVRVILGSATPSLESWYHSRPASAEDAGGRYRRLDMPARVGAGALPRVRLVDMQQQPRGTVFTPALLEAMRERIGRGEQSLVLLNRRGYAPVLACGDCDWKSECPHCSAFRVFHKVDRSLRCHHCGFTQAVPRACPSCGNLDIAPVGRGTERLEELLAERLADTLRPDGSPVRIARIDADTTRLRGALESQLAQVHSGDVDVLVGTQMVAKGHDFRRMTLVAAINPDGALFSADFRAPERLFALLMQAGGRAGRDAAQGDVSELWVQTFHPTHALFATLRRHDYPAFAAAQLEERRSAGLPPWAAQALVRAEARSQEIAQQFLRAARAAATEAGLDADGRVVAFDAVPMSLQRVANVERAQMLLESTNRPALQRFLAAWQPLLHAARAEHKGVIRWAIDVDPLAI, from the coding sequence GTGAGCTTTCTTGTTTCCGTCGTCGTTCAGACCCCCGCGCACAGCGCCCTGGCCGCCGCCCTGAGCTACCGCTGCGACCGCCGGCTGCAGCCCGGCACCCTGGTGCGTGTGCCGCTGGGCTCGCGCGAGGTGCTGGGCGTGGTGTGGGATGGCGAGGCCGGAGGCCATGGCGAGGGCGTCGAGCTGAAATCGATCGCGGCGGTGCTCGACGGCCTGCCGCCGCTGGATGCCGCCTGGCGCGCGCTGGTGGGCTTCGCGGCGCGCTACTACCAACGGGCCATCGGCGAGGTGGCGCTGTCGGCCCTGCCGCCGCAGCTGCGCAACCTGGACGCCACCCAGCTGGAGCGCCGCCTGGGCCGCAAGGCCGTGCTGCGCCTGGCCGAGGAAGCCCCGGCGCAGCAGGTTCCCGAGGCCACGCCCGAGCAGGCCCAGGCCCTGGAGCAGCTGGCGGCCGGCAGCGGCGCCTTCCTGCTTTTCGGCGCCACTGGCAGCGGCAAGACCGAGGTCTATCTGCGCAGCGTCGCCGCCATGCTGGCGGCCCGGCCCGACGCCCAGGCGCTGGTGATGGTGCCGGAGATCAACCTGACGCCGCAGCTGGAGGCGCGTTTCCGGGCGCGTTTCGGCGAGGCCACCGTCGTCTCGCTGCACAGCGGCATGACCAATCCGCAGCGGCTCAAGAGCTGGCTGGCGGCGCATACCGGCAGCGCACGCATCGTGCTGGGCACCCGCATGGCGGTGTTTGCCTCGATGCCGCGCCTGGGCCTGATCGTGGTCGACGAGGAGCACGACCCCAGCTACAAGCAGCAGGAAGGCGCGCGTTATTCGGCGCGCGACCTGGCCGTGTGGCGCGGCCACCAGGAAGGGGTGCGGGTGATCCTGGGTTCGGCCACGCCTTCGCTGGAGAGCTGGTACCACAGCCGTCCGGCCAGCGCCGAGGATGCCGGCGGCCGCTACCGGCGGCTGGACATGCCGGCCCGCGTCGGCGCCGGCGCCCTGCCGCGGGTACGGCTGGTGGACATGCAGCAGCAGCCGCGCGGCACCGTCTTCACGCCCGCCCTGCTCGAAGCCATGCGCGAGCGCATAGGCCGCGGCGAGCAGTCGCTGGTGCTGCTCAACCGCCGCGGCTATGCGCCGGTGCTGGCCTGCGGCGACTGCGACTGGAAAAGCGAATGTCCGCACTGCAGCGCCTTCCGGGTGTTCCACAAGGTCGACCGCAGCCTCCGCTGCCACCACTGCGGCTTCACCCAGGCGGTGCCGCGCGCCTGCCCGTCCTGCGGCAACCTGGACATCGCGCCGGTGGGCCGCGGCACCGAACGCCTGGAGGAGCTGCTGGCCGAGCGCCTGGCCGACACCCTGCGGCCGGACGGCTCCCCGGTGCGCATCGCCCGCATCGATGCCGACACCACCCGGCTGCGCGGCGCGCTCGAATCGCAGCTGGCGCAGGTGCATTCGGGTGACGTGGATGTGCTGGTCGGCACCCAGATGGTGGCCAAGGGCCATGACTTCCGGCGCATGACGCTGGTGGCGGCGATCAACCCGGACGGCGCCCTGTTCTCCGCCGATTTCCGCGCGCCCGAGCGGCTCTTCGCCCTGCTGATGCAGGCCGGCGGGCGGGCCGGCCGCGACGCCGCGCAAGGCGATGTCAGCGAGCTGTGGGTGCAGACCTTCCACCCCACCCATGCACTCTTCGCCACCCTGCGCCGGCACGACTATCCGGCCTTCGCCGCCGCGCAGCTGGAAGAGCGCCGTTCGGCCGGCCTGCCGCCCTGGGCCGCCCAGGCGCTGGTGCGGGCCGAGGCGCGCAGCCAGGAGATCGCCCAGCAGTTCCTGCGCGCCGCCCGGGCCGCCGCCACCGAGGCGGGGCTGGATGCCGATGGCCGGGTGGTCGCCTTCGATGCGGTGCCGATGTCGCTGCAGCGGGTGGCCAATGTGGAGCGGGCGCAGATGCTGCTGGAGAGCACCAACCGCCCCGCCCTGCAGCGTTTCCTGGCCGCCTGGCAGCCGCTGCTGCATGCGGCCCGGGCGGAGCACAAGGGGGTGATCCGCTGGGCGATCGATGTGGATCCGCTGGCCATCTAA
- a CDS encoding extensin-like domain-containing protein: MSTARRIATLILLLAVAALGWCAYLAWQDRLPLPPRWNPLAPLGLAEEPGPLTRYKLSRLADAPPAACYAWLDAAGVKHQPLGDRSETDSCGWQGATRLSAFGSVRLASTAPLACPTVVALALWERHALQPAAIVQFGSPVTGIEHLGSYACRNIYGGAADRRSEHASANALDISAFRLANGRRITVLDPSRKREASPQAPEGLFLREAAQGACPFFSAVLGPGYNAAHRDHLHLDRGPYRVCS; this comes from the coding sequence ATGTCCACCGCCCGACGTATCGCCACCCTGATCCTGCTCCTGGCCGTCGCGGCCCTGGGCTGGTGCGCCTATCTGGCCTGGCAGGACCGCCTGCCGCTGCCGCCGCGCTGGAACCCCTTGGCGCCGCTGGGCCTGGCGGAGGAACCCGGGCCGCTCACCCGCTACAAGCTCTCCCGCCTGGCCGATGCACCGCCCGCGGCCTGTTATGCCTGGCTCGACGCGGCCGGCGTGAAGCACCAGCCGCTGGGCGACCGCAGCGAGACCGACAGCTGCGGCTGGCAGGGCGCGACCCGGCTGTCGGCCTTCGGTTCGGTGCGCCTGGCCAGCACCGCGCCGCTGGCCTGCCCGACGGTGGTGGCGCTGGCGCTGTGGGAGCGCCATGCCCTGCAGCCGGCCGCGATCGTGCAGTTCGGCTCGCCGGTCACCGGCATCGAACATCTGGGCAGCTATGCCTGCCGCAACATCTATGGCGGCGCGGCCGACCGCCGCAGCGAGCATGCGAGCGCCAATGCACTGGACATCTCGGCCTTCCGGCTGGCCAACGGGCGGCGCATCACGGTGCTGGATCCGTCGAGGAAACGCGAGGCCTCGCCGCAGGCGCCCGAGGGCCTGTTCCTGCGCGAGGCGGCCCAGGGCGCCTGCCCCTTCTTCTCGGCGGTGCTGGGCCCCGGCTACAACGCGGCGCACCGCGACCACCTGCACCTGGACCGCGGCCCCTACCGCGTCTGCAGCTAA
- a CDS encoding sensor histidine kinase: MRRPATLAQRLTRVLLLCVAAAWVACLCGAVGFVHYEINRNFDSELEESGLRLLDVAAHDLEVAGMPGPGQPPVVEPPPQASGDTLIFRLVDESGRVLLIPRDEPREMFFDKVPLRPGYFNIDGWRVFTAHHPQRGLLLQLADPRSERRHAVHRVLIGLTLPMLAVMAVLFLLLGTVARGELTVLQRLESEIARRGGNDLRPVVVDGMPRELQSVGEHVNRLLGRLADALDVERALSANAAHELRTPLAAARLRLQTALEGALERTDVEAALASLNVLSQRAEKLLQLSRAEAGAVLPDQPVDLARLAATIAEEFWQTPALQARLQLEVAESAGPLVARGDFDALAIALRNLVENGLRYSDGRVELRVEAPCMLVVRDYGEGVEPARLQALRTRHARHSARPIGYGLGLSIVTTIVERHHARLELVSPLPEGKRGMEARMLLLPFEGPAGNSYES, encoded by the coding sequence ATGCGCCGCCCCGCCACGCTGGCGCAGCGCCTGACCCGGGTGCTGCTGCTGTGCGTGGCCGCCGCCTGGGTGGCCTGCCTGTGCGGCGCGGTGGGTTTCGTGCACTACGAGATCAACCGCAACTTCGACAGCGAACTCGAGGAAAGCGGCCTGCGCCTGCTCGACGTGGCCGCGCACGACCTGGAAGTGGCCGGCATGCCCGGCCCCGGCCAGCCGCCGGTGGTGGAGCCGCCGCCGCAGGCCAGCGGCGACACGCTGATCTTCCGCCTGGTCGACGAATCCGGCCGCGTGCTGCTGATCCCGCGCGACGAGCCCCGGGAGATGTTCTTCGACAAGGTGCCGCTGCGGCCGGGTTACTTCAACATCGATGGCTGGCGCGTCTTCACTGCCCACCATCCGCAGCGCGGCCTGCTGCTGCAGCTGGCCGATCCGCGCTCCGAGCGGCGCCATGCGGTGCACCGGGTGCTGATCGGCCTGACCTTGCCGATGCTGGCGGTGATGGCCGTGCTCTTTTTGCTGCTGGGCACGGTGGCGCGCGGCGAGCTGACGGTGCTGCAGCGGCTGGAGAGCGAGATCGCCCGGCGCGGCGGCAACGACCTGCGGCCGGTGGTGGTGGACGGCATGCCGCGCGAGCTGCAATCGGTGGGCGAACACGTCAACCGCCTGCTGGGCCGCCTGGCCGATGCGCTCGATGTGGAACGCGCCCTGTCGGCCAACGCGGCGCACGAGCTGCGCACGCCGCTGGCGGCCGCGCGGCTGCGGCTGCAGACCGCCCTCGAAGGTGCGCTGGAACGCACCGATGTGGAGGCCGCGCTGGCCTCGCTCAACGTGCTGTCGCAGCGCGCGGAAAAACTGCTGCAGCTCTCGCGCGCCGAGGCCGGCGCCGTGCTGCCGGACCAGCCGGTGGACCTGGCCCGCCTGGCCGCCACCATCGCCGAGGAGTTCTGGCAGACGCCGGCCCTGCAGGCCCGTCTGCAACTGGAGGTGGCCGAGAGCGCCGGGCCGCTGGTGGCGCGAGGCGACTTCGATGCCCTGGCCATCGCCTTGCGCAACCTGGTGGAGAACGGCCTGCGCTACAGCGACGGCCGAGTCGAACTGCGGGTGGAGGCGCCCTGCATGCTGGTGGTGCGCGATTACGGCGAAGGCGTGGAGCCGGCGCGGCTGCAGGCCCTGCGCACCCGCCATGCACGCCATTCGGCGCGGCCTATCGGCTACGGGCTGGGGCTTTCGATCGTGACCACCATCGTCGAGCGGCACCACGCCCGGCTGGAGCTGGTTTCGCCGCTGCCCGAAGGCAAACGCGGCATGGAGGCCCGCATGCTGCTGCTGCCCTTCGAAGGCCCCGCCGGCAATTCCTACGAGTCTTAG
- a CDS encoding response regulator — protein MRILLVEDDLPLSDAVCGYLRAKAFVVDAAPSLHAARAALAGARYAAVLLDLHLEDGDGLSLLPHLRALPEMPAVIVLTARDQVSDRIRGLDAGADDYLVKPYDPGELLARLRAIERRRGAASDHPVLQLGPLEIDLSRDLVRLHGAPVTLTSKEWALLRVMASRPERIHTREVLQDALYGFDSETDSNTLEVFISRLRRKLGREHIQTLRGLGYRLSFVPDAGGR, from the coding sequence ATGCGAATCCTGCTCGTCGAAGACGATCTGCCCCTGTCCGACGCCGTTTGCGGCTACCTGCGGGCCAAGGCCTTCGTGGTGGATGCGGCTCCCAGCCTGCATGCGGCGCGGGCCGCCCTGGCCGGTGCGCGTTATGCGGCCGTGCTGCTCGACCTGCACCTGGAGGACGGCGACGGCCTGTCCCTGCTGCCGCATCTGCGGGCCTTGCCGGAGATGCCGGCGGTGATCGTGCTCACCGCGCGCGACCAGGTCAGCGACCGCATCCGCGGCCTCGATGCCGGTGCCGACGACTATCTCGTCAAACCCTACGACCCCGGCGAACTGCTGGCGCGGCTGCGCGCCATCGAACGCCGGCGCGGCGCCGCTTCCGACCATCCGGTGCTGCAGCTGGGCCCGCTGGAGATCGACCTTTCGCGCGACCTGGTGCGCCTGCACGGCGCGCCGGTGACGCTCACCTCGAAGGAATGGGCCCTGCTGCGGGTGATGGCCAGCCGGCCCGAACGCATCCACACCCGCGAGGTGCTGCAGGACGCGCTCTATGGTTTTGACAGCGAGACCGACAGCAACACCCTCGAAGTCTTCATCAGCCGCCTGCGCCGCAAGCTCGGCCGGGAGCACATCCAGACCCTGCGCGGCCTGGGCTACCGCCTGTCTTTCGTGCCGGACGCGGGCGGCCGGTGA
- a CDS encoding phosphoethanolamine transferase translates to MTRGPLTPRMAALVIALWVAIAGNLSLWTELHKLAGENELGRNPLLLGGTIFLAAYGAIATVLSGFTGRRIFKPAMLVLLILTGCVQHFMIAYGTVMDPGMVANVLQTNTTEARDLLGLDMLGQCLLVAGPPMIWLWRLRLAPQRGWAAVWRNLVMVLVLLALTVGVTLSMYRELAPLLRNHLELRFAVNPVSTLVSTVSAVTKPLRKSRNGPLVKMTAGAALGPSYAAAAAAGSTARPPLFLLVVGETARADHFALNGYPRDTTPELAKRDVISFTEVRSCGTNTLHSVPCMFSPLGKAGWESRKAETENLLDVIQAAGLAVLWVDNQAGCKGVCERVPNMSTEKPFAPAADAAAKLCADGECLDRVMLAGLDERIATLPAERRAKGVVLVMHMMGSHGPAYWRRSAPDTKRFAPECATQALSQCEHQDLINVYDNSIAETDRFLGAAIDWLKARDDRYAPAMLYLSDHGESLGEYGIYLHGVPYAFAPEVQKHVPMVFWMDKQFAARGGTDEACLRKRRDEALSHDNLYPSVLGLMDVTTPTYKPALDAFAPCRGKSGA, encoded by the coding sequence ATGACCAGAGGCCCGCTCACGCCCCGCATGGCCGCCCTGGTGATCGCCCTGTGGGTCGCCATCGCCGGCAATCTCTCGCTCTGGACCGAACTGCACAAGCTCGCCGGCGAAAACGAGCTGGGCCGCAACCCGCTGCTGCTGGGCGGCACCATCTTCCTGGCCGCCTACGGCGCCATCGCCACGGTGCTGAGCGGCTTCACCGGCCGACGCATCTTCAAGCCGGCCATGCTGGTGCTGCTGATCCTGACCGGCTGCGTGCAGCATTTCATGATCGCCTACGGCACCGTGATGGACCCCGGCATGGTGGCCAACGTGCTGCAGACCAACACCACCGAGGCGCGCGATCTGCTCGGCCTCGACATGCTCGGCCAGTGCCTGCTGGTGGCCGGCCCGCCGATGATCTGGCTGTGGCGGCTGCGCCTGGCGCCGCAGCGCGGCTGGGCGGCCGTCTGGCGCAACCTGGTGATGGTGCTGGTGCTGCTGGCGCTGACCGTCGGCGTCACGCTCAGCATGTACCGCGAACTCGCGCCGCTGCTGCGCAACCACCTGGAACTGCGCTTCGCGGTGAATCCGGTGTCCACGCTGGTGTCCACCGTCTCGGCCGTCACCAAGCCCCTGCGCAAGAGCCGCAACGGCCCGCTGGTCAAGATGACGGCCGGTGCCGCCCTCGGCCCCAGCTACGCGGCCGCCGCGGCCGCCGGCAGCACTGCCAGGCCGCCGCTGTTCCTGCTGGTGGTCGGCGAAACCGCCCGGGCCGACCACTTCGCCCTCAACGGCTATCCCCGCGACACCACGCCCGAACTCGCAAAACGTGACGTGATCAGCTTCACCGAGGTGCGCTCCTGCGGCACCAACACCCTGCATTCGGTGCCCTGCATGTTCTCGCCCCTGGGCAAGGCCGGCTGGGAAAGCCGCAAGGCCGAGACCGAGAACCTGCTCGACGTGATCCAGGCCGCCGGCCTGGCCGTGCTGTGGGTGGACAACCAGGCCGGCTGCAAGGGCGTGTGCGAGCGTGTGCCCAACATGAGCACCGAAAAGCCCTTCGCCCCCGCCGCCGATGCCGCGGCCAAGCTGTGCGCCGACGGCGAATGCCTGGACCGGGTGATGCTCGCCGGCCTCGACGAACGCATCGCCACCCTGCCCGCCGAGCGCCGCGCCAAGGGTGTCGTGCTGGTCATGCACATGATGGGCAGCCACGGCCCCGCCTACTGGCGCCGTTCCGCCCCCGACACCAAGCGCTTCGCCCCCGAATGCGCCACCCAGGCGCTGTCGCAGTGCGAACACCAGGACCTGATCAACGTCTACGACAACTCCATCGCCGAGACCGACCGTTTCCTCGGCGCCGCCATCGACTGGCTCAAGGCCCGCGACGACCGCTACGCGCCGGCCATGCTCTACCTGTCGGACCACGGCGAATCGCTGGGCGAATACGGCATCTACCTGCACGGCGTGCCCTACGCCTTCGCACCCGAGGTGCAGAAACATGTGCCGATGGTGTTCTGGATGGACAAGCAGTTCGCCGCGCGCGGCGGTACCGACGAAGCCTGCCTGCGCAAGCGCCGCGACGAGGCGCTGAGCCACGACAACCTCTATCCCTCGGTGCTGGGCTTGATGGACGTGACCACGCCGACCTACAAGCCAGCATTGGATGCGTTCGCGCCTTGCCGCGGGAAAAGCGGCGCTTGA
- the parS gene encoding type II RES/Xre toxin-antitoxin system antitoxin: MNVNEMVFQSPEASDFRASIDDRPPEISAELKKRYSALIASSGPHLVIALEMLGGRDVFSHIPESLLDVHRWVSHGMPSASILHLAQAMEPLSSNALSEALGISLRTLHRKKGAQGDTLSVAQGGRTFKFAEVVAKASVVLGNRETAVQWLTSPAMGLDRQKPIDLLATPMGTQLVEELLGRIEYGVYA; encoded by the coding sequence ATGAACGTGAATGAAATGGTTTTTCAGTCGCCTGAAGCAAGCGACTTCAGGGCCTCCATCGATGACCGGCCGCCGGAAATCTCGGCCGAACTGAAAAAACGCTACAGCGCGCTCATCGCCTCCAGCGGCCCCCATCTGGTCATCGCGCTGGAGATGCTGGGGGGGCGCGACGTTTTTTCGCATATTCCTGAAAGCTTGCTGGACGTCCATCGCTGGGTGTCTCACGGCATGCCCAGCGCTTCCATCCTCCACCTGGCCCAGGCCATGGAGCCGCTGTCGTCGAATGCGCTGAGCGAAGCCCTGGGCATCAGCCTGCGCACCCTGCACCGCAAGAAGGGCGCACAAGGCGACACCTTGAGCGTGGCCCAGGGCGGGCGCACCTTCAAATTCGCGGAAGTCGTCGCCAAGGCCTCGGTGGTGCTCGGCAACCGGGAGACGGCCGTGCAGTGGCTCACCTCCCCCGCCATGGGCCTCGATCGACAAAAGCCCATAGACCTCCTGGCAACGCCCATGGGCACGCAGCTCGTCGAGGAACTGCTCGGGCGCATCGAATACGGGGTCTATGCCTGA
- a CDS encoding RES family NAD+ phosphorylase, which yields MMPLPDIGAGSSMLAWRLDRQIYAGTWDSGIGAEKFGGRWNARGQRAVYCSIDPSTAILELAVHAGFPVLDTQPHMLTCAEIIGGPIHRVAPESVPNPAWLIPGTPSAGQQAFGSRLLAQHGIVLFPSAVSRFSWNLVMEPAVAKGRYRQNSQARLVLDTRLHPPLP from the coding sequence ATGATGCCCCTGCCGGACATCGGCGCGGGCAGCTCCATGCTGGCCTGGCGCCTGGACCGGCAGATCTATGCAGGCACCTGGGACAGCGGCATCGGCGCCGAGAAATTCGGCGGCCGCTGGAACGCCAGGGGGCAACGCGCGGTGTACTGTTCCATCGACCCGAGCACGGCCATCCTCGAACTGGCCGTGCACGCGGGTTTTCCGGTGCTGGATACCCAGCCGCACATGCTGACCTGCGCGGAAATCATCGGAGGTCCGATTCACCGGGTGGCGCCGGAGAGCGTGCCCAACCCCGCATGGCTGATCCCCGGCACACCCAGCGCCGGCCAGCAGGCCTTCGGCAGCCGCTTGCTCGCCCAGCACGGCATCGTGCTCTTTCCCAGCGCGGTCTCCCGCTTCAGCTGGAACTTGGTGATGGAACCCGCCGTCGCCAAGGGTCGATACCGGCAGAACTCGCAGGCCCGGCTCGTTCTGGATACGCGCCTGCACCCACCCCTGCCCTGA
- a CDS encoding CreA family protein, with protein MTDVFRASRPACLALLLSGLCVLPGARAETIGEVDTVFKLIGPDHKIVVDAYDDPKVQGVTCYVSRARTGGIKGAVGLAEDKAEAAIACRQTGPIAFAAGKPLPDQEEMFSERISLVFKKLRVVRMVDRKRNTLVYLTYSDRVIEGSPKNSVTAVPVAGGIPAR; from the coding sequence ATGACCGACGTATTCCGCGCCTCGCGCCCCGCCTGCCTGGCGCTGCTGCTGTCGGGGCTGTGTGTCCTGCCCGGCGCGCGGGCCGAGACCATCGGCGAGGTCGACACCGTCTTCAAGCTGATCGGGCCGGACCACAAGATCGTGGTCGATGCCTACGACGACCCCAAGGTGCAGGGCGTGACCTGCTATGTCTCCCGCGCCAGGACCGGCGGCATCAAGGGCGCGGTGGGCCTGGCCGAGGACAAGGCCGAGGCCGCCATCGCCTGCCGCCAGACCGGCCCCATCGCCTTCGCGGCCGGCAAGCCGCTGCCGGACCAGGAGGAGATGTTCAGCGAACGCATCTCCCTGGTCTTCAAGAAGCTGCGCGTGGTGCGCATGGTGGACCGCAAGCGCAACACCCTGGTCTACCTGACGTATTCCGACCGGGTGATCGAGGGCTCGCCCAAGAACAGCGTGACGGCGGTGCCGGTGGCGGGCGGGATTCCGGCGCGCTGA